TGATTTCCCCTGCAATGAAAGTAACGTTATTCCACGCATCGCTCGAAAAAAGCGAATTGATGATTGTCGCGCCGGCAGCACCGAGTACGGCCATGCCTGCAAGCTTGGTGACGGTAATTGTACCATCGGGATTGACGACGGTTTTGGAAGCCTCCCACATGTTGGCGAAGTTCTGGGAAAGCACATCGGATTTCAAACCGACGTACAAACCGAAGATGATAATAGAGAATAGGGCCACCAGTTTGGCCAGCGTAAAAATCAACTGAATCGTTTTGCCGGTCTTCACCCCCTTGGTGTTGATGTAGGTCAGCAAGACGATGCTTATCATCGCCAAAATCTGTTTGTACGTAAACGTCCAAGCCGCTCCGATCGCAAAGATTTCGGTATCAAGTTCAGGAAAAAATACGGCGGTATACTTTGCAAAAGCCACCGCCACTGCAGCGATTACCCCAGTCTGTATGACGGTGAAAACGGTCCATCCGTAGAGGAAAGACAGCAATCTGCCGTAAGCACGCTGTATGTAGACGAACTGCCCGCCTGCCGTCGGCATCATGCCAGCGAGCTCGCCGTAGCTTAAGGCCGCCGTCATGGTGAGAAAACCGGTGATGAGCCACAACAACAGGATCCAGCCTGCTGACCCAATGTCACGCGCCATGGCCGAGGTTACTATAAAAATACCCGAACCGATCATCGATCCTGCAACCAGGCTGGTGGCATCGACGAGTCCGAGTGAACGTTGCAAATGGTGTTTTGTTTCAGGCATGTTTTTGGTTAGCTTTTATTAATATTATATATGTCATGGCAATGGGTTTCAATGCAAGTTAAAATAAATTCAATTTTAACAATTGGTAGGCATTTTCAGTAACAGATACATTCGGGAAATTCGTAGGGACGCATTTTCCCCTTCCCTGAAGGTAAGATACAAATTCCCGGAATAACTCCATTGCGTAAAATCCACACCAAATCATAATTTATAACGATTTGTACGGAACAACGGTTCGGACTTATCGCGCGAACGTGTTAAATTTTCTTCGCTTCATTCCAGAACACATCCATTTCGGCCAATGTCATGTCGCTCAGCGGTTTGCCCAATGCGTTAGCCTTGCCCTCTAGATACTGGAATCTTTTGATAAATTTCTTATTGGTCCTTTCCAGGGCGTCCTCAGGATTGATGTTCAAAAACCGGGCATAATTGATCATCGAGAATAACACGTCTCCGAACTCGCTTTCCATCTTATCCTGATTGCCAGCCTGTACCTCATCGGACAGCTCCTGCAATTCCTCCTGCACTTTTTCCCAAACCTGCGACGGTTCTTCCCAGTCAAACCCTACACCTTTCGCCTTATCCTGGATACGACTCGCTTTCACCAATGCGGGTAAACTTTTGGGAACACCTTCCAAAACCGATTTTTTCCCTTCTTTGAGCTTAAGTTTTTCCCAATTCTGTTTCACTTCCTCTTCATCTTTCACTACCGTATCGGAATAAATATGCGGATGGCGGTGGATGAGCTTGTCACAGATTTCATTACACACCTCAGCGATGTCAAAGTCGTTCGTCTCACTGCCGATTTTAGCGTAAAAAACAATGTGCAGCAACAGGTCACCCAACTCTTTTTTTACCTCCTGCAGATTATTGTCGAGGATGGCGTCACCAAGTTCGTACGTCTCCTCAATGGTCAGGTGGCGTAACGACTGCAACGTCTGTTTCCTGTCCCACGGGCATTTTTCGCGTAAGTCGTCCATGATGTCGAGCAATCTCCCGAACGCCTGAAGTTGTAACTGCCGGTCTGCCATAAATTTAGTTTTGCATAAAAATAGAAAATCCCGCCACTGCAATTGAATGACGGGATTATATTTTATAAAAAGATGTTAACTATTCTTCCGAAACCGCTTCCTCTTTTGATTTTACAGGCGCTTCCTTGGAAACCAAACCTTTTGCCTGAAGCTGGTTGTACCAATTCAAAACCTTCTTGATGTCAGAAACATACACACGGTCTTCATCGTAATCAGGAAGGATTTCAGCAAAATATGCCACCAACTTGTCGTTGTCTTCCTTGTGGGACAGCGCCGGGCCATTGTCTTCCTTCTGCGCGATACTGCGCATGACTTCTGCCAAAGGCTTCTCCTCGGAATGTGTATACATTGAAATTTCGGAAAGCAGGCTGACGTTACTACGTAGGCCGACAGTAATTTTTTTGCCATCCAGCAACGACTCAGCGACGAAACCTGTTCGGGTTTGGATCTTCAGTGCATATAAACCCGGTTTTCCGGAAATGGCCAATATTTTCTCTAAATTCATGTTTTATATGTTAATCGTTAAAATCGGTATATCTTATCTGCCTTTTTTGGCAAAGAATTTCATTTTATAATCGGCCCTGATTTTTCCTTCCATAATATTGAGGAGCCTTTTTTTAATCATTTGCTTTTTCAGCGTCGATACATGATCGGTAAACAGTATGCCTTCGATGTGGTCATACTCATGTTGGATTACACGGGCCGCCATACCATCAAATTCCTCCGTTTTCTTTACGAAATTCTCATCATAGTATTCGATGGTGATGCGCTCATGCCGGTAGACATCCTCACGCACATCGGGTATACTCAGGCAGCCTTCGTTAAAAGCCCACTCCTCACCTTCTTCCTTGAGCATTTTGGCGTTGATAAAGATTTTCCTGAAATCGCCCAGGCTTTTGCGTTCGTCCTCGGGCAAATCGTCGTCATCGCTGAACGGCTCCGTGTCTACTATAAACAAACGTATCGCCAGTCCGACCTGCGGCGCGGCAAGTCCAACACCCGATGCATTATACATGGTCTCAAACATATCGGCGACAAGCTGCTTCAGGTTGGGATAATCGGCTGAAATCTCTTCACACACTTTCCGTAAAACCGGGTCACCGTAACCTACGACTGGTAAAATCATGTTCTTACATTTAATCCCTGAGCAACCAATGGATTCCTTTTGGGTCAGCAAAAATAATGAAAAATCCATCATCACCTAAAGCCGCGCGCATAATTGACATTTTTTTACAATTTCAGCGTAAAAGCCGGGACAGGCATCATTTATCGGTTTAACATTTTTTACCTTTGTAAGGAATCGATACCAATGATAGCGAAAATCAGGGAATTTACGGGCGGCATGAATTTTGCAAATGCGATGAAGATTACTTTGGCCGCAGTCATTCCGGTTATTTTACTGAACGGCGTCGGGTATTTTGAATACGGTTTTACCATCGCCGTCGGGGCGCTGCTTACCTATCCGTCGGACATCCCAAGCAACAAGACGCACAAAATCCGCGGGGTCTCTATTGCGGCATTGATTGTCGCCGGCTCAAACCTGCTGGTCAATGTCCTGCATCCTTTCCCGTATTTGCTGTATCCGGTCTTCACGTTCCTCATCTTTTTCCTGGCCATGATTTCGGTGTATGGGCAACGGGCTAACATGGTATCATTTTCCGGCCTGCTTGCGCTGTCGCTGGCATTCGCACACATCCACAAAGGAACTGACATGCTGGTCAATGCCGGGCTGATGCTTGCCGGAGGGCTTTTTTACCTGCTCATTTCCATAGCCTACGACCTGATCTGGCCGCACCGTTACGTGCAGCAACAGATAGCGGAATGCATCCGACTTACGGCAAAATACATGAAACTGCGCGGCGACTTGTGGGATGTCGGTGCCGATCGTACCAAAATCATCGAAAAGCAATTGCACCTTCAGGTCGAACTCAATACCATCCACGAAAATTTACGCGAAATCCTGATCCGGTACCGTTCGCAATCCGGCGCGTCCAATGAGAACCGCAAAATGCTGCTTGTATTTGTATCCTGCGTCGAAATCCTGGAACTGGGTTTGTCAACCGCGTTCAACCACAACGAATTGCACCAAAAATTCAGCAACTTCCCCAAAGCGCTGCCCACGTACCAACAGTTGGCCTACCATCTTGCGGCAACGCTGAAGCGGATCTCCAAAAGCATTTCCAACAACAAACAATACCAGCAAAAACAACGGCAAACGCTCAACGATGCGCTGGAAGCGTTGGAACAGGTGATTGCTTCCTACCGGACTGAATTCGGCGAAACCGCAGCATCCGAAGGTGTACTGATGCTTTCCAACATGCTGCACTATGCCGAAAAACAGATTGAGAAGATAC
The nucleotide sequence above comes from Flavobacterium magnum. Encoded proteins:
- the def gene encoding peptide deformylase produces the protein MILPVVGYGDPVLRKVCEEISADYPNLKQLVADMFETMYNASGVGLAAPQVGLAIRLFIVDTEPFSDDDDLPEDERKSLGDFRKIFINAKMLKEEGEEWAFNEGCLSIPDVREDVYRHERITIEYYDENFVKKTEEFDGMAARVIQHEYDHIEGILFTDHVSTLKKQMIKKRLLNIMEGKIRADYKMKFFAKKGR
- a CDS encoding DUF5606 domain-containing protein translates to MNLEKILAISGKPGLYALKIQTRTGFVAESLLDGKKITVGLRSNVSLLSEISMYTHSEEKPLAEVMRSIAQKEDNGPALSHKEDNDKLVAYFAEILPDYDEDRVYVSDIKKVLNWYNQLQAKGLVSKEAPVKSKEEAVSEE
- a CDS encoding APC family permease; protein product: MPETKHHLQRSLGLVDATSLVAGSMIGSGIFIVTSAMARDIGSAGWILLLWLITGFLTMTAALSYGELAGMMPTAGGQFVYIQRAYGRLLSFLYGWTVFTVIQTGVIAAVAVAFAKYTAVFFPELDTEIFAIGAAWTFTYKQILAMISIVLLTYINTKGVKTGKTIQLIFTLAKLVALFSIIIFGLYVGLKSDVLSQNFANMWEASKTVVNPDGTITVTKLAGMAVLGAAGATIINSLFSSDAWNNVTFIAGEIKDPKKNIPRSLFLGTLIVTIIYILANIAYLALLPIGGSVDGATVVQKGIAFASEDRVGAAAASVFMGNIGVFVMAGLIMVSTFGCNSGLVLSGGRLFYAMAKDRQFFKSAGQLNAHDVPAKALWVQCLWACVLCVSGKYGDLLTYATFASLLFYMLTIGGIFILRKREPDAERPYKAFGYPFIPALYIVVTTAICVALLRYDTLNTGLGLCIVALGIPVYYLFMKKGEI
- the mazG gene encoding nucleoside triphosphate pyrophosphohydrolase → MADRQLQLQAFGRLLDIMDDLREKCPWDRKQTLQSLRHLTIEETYELGDAILDNNLQEVKKELGDLLLHIVFYAKIGSETNDFDIAEVCNEICDKLIHRHPHIYSDTVVKDEEEVKQNWEKLKLKEGKKSVLEGVPKSLPALVKASRIQDKAKGVGFDWEEPSQVWEKVQEELQELSDEVQAGNQDKMESEFGDVLFSMINYARFLNINPEDALERTNKKFIKRFQYLEGKANALGKPLSDMTLAEMDVFWNEAKKI